A section of the Thioalbus denitrificans genome encodes:
- the argE gene encoding acetylornithine deacetylase translates to MNTPVPGLIEMLQRLVATPSVSSVSPEFDQSNRAVIDILAGWLETLGFAVEVMPLPERPEKANLIATLGAGPGGLVLAGHTDTVPFDADRWRSDPFVLTEADDRLYGLGTADMKGFFPLAIEAARRFEARQLRSPLIILATADEESSMEGAEALVAAGRPRGRYAVIGEPTGLRPVRMHKGIMMEAIRLTGRSGHSSDPSLGVNALEGMHGVLGEILAWRAELQAAHRNPLFQVEVPTLNLGHIHGGDNPNRICGRCELHIDLRPLPGMALDELRGELVRRLERRLEGSRLELEIFPLFKGTPAMETPAASALVQVAERLTGHGAEAVAFCTEGPYLQALGMETLILGPGDIDQAHQPDEYLALDRVRPTVDLLEQLIGRFCCEG, encoded by the coding sequence ATGAACACGCCCGTCCCCGGTCTCATCGAAATGCTGCAGCGCCTGGTGGCCACCCCCTCGGTGAGCAGCGTCAGCCCCGAGTTCGACCAGAGCAACCGCGCGGTCATCGACATCCTTGCCGGCTGGCTGGAGACGCTCGGCTTCGCGGTGGAGGTGATGCCGCTGCCGGAGCGCCCGGAGAAGGCCAACCTCATCGCCACCCTGGGCGCGGGTCCGGGGGGGCTGGTGCTGGCCGGCCACACCGACACCGTGCCCTTCGACGCCGACCGCTGGCGTTCCGACCCCTTCGTCCTCACCGAGGCCGACGACCGGCTCTACGGGCTGGGGACCGCCGACATGAAGGGTTTCTTCCCGCTGGCCATCGAGGCGGCGCGGCGGTTCGAGGCGAGGCAGCTGCGCTCGCCCCTCATCATCCTCGCCACCGCCGACGAGGAGAGCAGCATGGAGGGGGCCGAGGCCCTGGTGGCCGCCGGCCGTCCCCGGGGCCGCTACGCGGTCATCGGCGAGCCGACGGGGCTGCGGCCCGTGCGCATGCACAAGGGCATCATGATGGAGGCCATCCGGCTTACCGGCCGTTCCGGCCACTCCAGCGACCCGTCCCTCGGCGTCAACGCCCTGGAGGGAATGCACGGGGTGCTGGGCGAGATCCTGGCCTGGCGCGCGGAGCTCCAGGCGGCCCACCGTAATCCCCTGTTCCAGGTGGAGGTGCCCACCCTCAACCTGGGTCACATCCACGGCGGCGACAATCCCAACCGCATCTGCGGGCGCTGCGAGCTGCATATCGACCTGCGGCCTCTGCCGGGCATGGCGCTCGACGAGCTGCGCGGCGAGCTCGTCCGGCGGCTGGAGCGGCGGCTGGAGGGCTCGCGCCTGGAGCTGGAGATATTCCCCCTGTTCAAGGGCACGCCCGCCATGGAGACCCCGGCCGCCTCGGCGCTGGTGCAGGTCGCCGAACGGCTCACCGGCCACGGCGCCGAGGCGGTGGCCTTCTGCACCGAGGGGCCCTACCTGCAGGCGCTGGGAATGGAGACCCTGATCCTCGGCCCGGGCGACATCGACCAGGCCCACCAGCCGGACGAATACCTGGCGCTGGACCGTGTCCGCCCCACCGTGGACCTGCTGGAGCAGCTGATCGGGCGGTTCTGCTGTGAAGGGTGA
- a CDS encoding GNAT family N-acetyltransferase/peptidase C39 family protein, producing MIRPADLSDIDALVAIENRCFETDRLSRRSFRYMLTKANSSLLVEESEGAIRGYALVLYNAGTSLARLYSIAVDPGHRGLKLGGKLLQAAEAAALEAGCAYMRLEVRQDNEAAQRLYRELGYQKFGTWLDYYEDHEEAARYEKLLAPHLNPDLVIVPYYQQTLDFTCGPATLMMAMKALDPDTEMSRRQEIRIWREATTVFMTAGHGGCGPYGLALAAHHRGLDVEIHVVDDEEAMFISSVRSEEKKEVIRLVQEDFLDQIRQLSLPLHHDRLGVADLRAAFESGAIPVVLISSYRIYREKFPHWVVVTGFDERYIYVHDPFVDDEAGKTQTDCVSMPIPQKDFERMARYGKSGQRAVLILRKRRSRRRGQRAG from the coding sequence ATGATCAGACCTGCCGATCTGTCGGACATCGATGCGCTGGTGGCCATCGAGAACCGCTGCTTCGAGACCGATCGCCTCTCCCGGCGCAGCTTCCGCTACATGCTCACCAAGGCCAACAGCAGCCTGCTGGTGGAGGAATCGGAGGGCGCCATCCGCGGCTATGCCCTGGTGCTCTACAACGCCGGCACCTCGCTGGCCCGGCTCTACTCCATCGCCGTGGATCCGGGCCACCGCGGCCTGAAGCTGGGCGGCAAGCTGCTGCAGGCCGCGGAGGCCGCGGCGCTGGAGGCGGGCTGCGCCTACATGCGCCTGGAGGTACGCCAGGACAACGAGGCCGCCCAGCGCCTCTACCGGGAGCTCGGCTACCAGAAGTTCGGCACCTGGCTCGACTACTACGAGGACCACGAGGAGGCGGCCCGCTACGAGAAGCTGCTGGCCCCCCACCTCAATCCCGACCTGGTCATCGTCCCCTACTACCAGCAGACCCTGGACTTCACCTGCGGTCCGGCCACCCTGATGATGGCCATGAAGGCGCTCGACCCGGACACGGAGATGAGCCGGCGCCAGGAGATCCGCATCTGGCGGGAGGCCACCACGGTGTTCATGACCGCCGGCCACGGGGGCTGCGGCCCCTACGGCCTGGCGCTGGCCGCCCACCACCGCGGCCTGGACGTGGAGATCCACGTGGTGGACGACGAGGAGGCCATGTTCATCAGCTCGGTGCGCAGCGAGGAGAAAAAGGAGGTCATCCGGCTGGTGCAGGAGGACTTCCTCGACCAGATCCGGCAGCTCTCCCTGCCCCTGCACCATGACCGGCTGGGCGTGGCGGACCTGCGTGCGGCCTTCGAGTCGGGCGCCATCCCGGTGGTGCTGATCAGCTCCTACCGCATCTACCGGGAGAAGTTCCCCCACTGGGTGGTGGTAACGGGCTTCGACGAACGCTATATCTATGTGCATGACCCCTTCGTGGACGACGAGGCCGGCAAGACGCAGACCGACTGCGTGAGCATGCCCATCCCCCAGAAGGACTTCGAACGCATGGCCCGCTACGGCAAGTCCGGGCAGCGCGCCGTGCTCATCCTCCGCAAGCGCAGGTCGCGCCGCCGCGGGCAGCGCGCCGGCTGA
- a CDS encoding RimK family protein — protein MATQVIVVENPADGKALEAGYPVITVSDYLTRPEYIRQKDLRVINLCRSYRYLSTGYYCSLLGEARHHRVVPAVKTMLDLSSKAMYGLDVEDLDELVHETMGGKRRRSREVEGLTGFTLEIYFGHTIYAPLEELARQIFETFPAPLLRVEFEKEGTWRIASIKPLFLHKLTAGQTASFIEALDTYSKKRWRTPRSRTVFRYDLAILHDPADPLPPSDPKALKKFIRIGKDLGVDIELIGKKDYARLAEYDGLFIRSTTSIDDYTYRFAKKAQSEGMVVIDDPESILRCTNKVYLAELLKANRVATPRTRIIRKRDLPELEAEFGFPLVLKIPDGSFSRGVVKAESAEQLQRHAAELLRESELILAQEYMYTEFDWRIGVLNREPLYASQYFMSKKHWQIYKHEGGGRFASGAYKTWPLEEVPAKVISVALKAANLIGDGLYGVDLKMYRGNAYVIEVNDNPSLESGVEDGVLKDALYRRIIEEFVRRMELRRSNRRG, from the coding sequence ATGGCCACTCAAGTCATCGTCGTCGAAAATCCAGCGGACGGGAAAGCCCTCGAGGCGGGCTACCCGGTCATCACCGTCAGCGACTATCTCACCCGCCCGGAATATATCCGCCAGAAGGACCTGCGGGTTATCAACCTGTGCCGCAGCTACCGCTACCTGAGCACGGGCTACTACTGCTCGCTCCTGGGCGAGGCGCGCCACCACCGGGTGGTCCCCGCGGTGAAGACCATGCTGGATCTCAGCAGCAAGGCCATGTACGGGCTCGACGTGGAGGATCTGGACGAGCTGGTGCACGAGACCATGGGCGGGAAGCGCCGGCGCAGCAGGGAGGTGGAGGGACTGACCGGCTTCACCCTGGAGATCTATTTCGGCCACACCATCTACGCACCGCTGGAGGAGCTGGCCCGGCAGATCTTCGAGACCTTCCCCGCCCCCCTGCTGCGGGTGGAGTTCGAGAAGGAGGGCACCTGGCGCATTGCCTCCATCAAGCCCCTGTTCCTGCACAAGCTCACCGCCGGGCAGACCGCCAGCTTCATCGAGGCGCTGGACACCTACTCCAAGAAGCGCTGGCGCACCCCGCGCTCGCGCACCGTCTTCCGCTACGACCTGGCGATTCTCCACGATCCCGCCGATCCCCTGCCCCCCTCCGATCCGAAGGCGCTGAAGAAATTCATCCGCATCGGCAAGGACCTCGGGGTGGACATCGAGCTCATCGGGAAGAAGGACTACGCCCGGCTGGCGGAGTACGACGGACTGTTCATCCGCTCCACCACCAGCATCGACGACTACACCTACCGCTTCGCCAAGAAGGCCCAGAGCGAGGGCATGGTGGTCATCGACGACCCCGAGTCGATCCTGCGCTGCACGAACAAGGTCTACCTGGCGGAGCTGCTGAAGGCCAACCGCGTGGCCACGCCCAGGACCCGCATCATCCGCAAGCGCGACCTGCCGGAGCTGGAGGCGGAGTTCGGCTTTCCCCTGGTGCTCAAGATCCCGGACGGCTCCTTCTCCCGCGGCGTGGTGAAGGCGGAGAGCGCCGAGCAGCTGCAGCGCCATGCCGCGGAGCTGTTGCGGGAGTCGGAGCTGATCCTGGCCCAGGAGTACATGTACACGGAATTCGACTGGCGCATCGGGGTTCTCAACCGCGAGCCCCTCTACGCCTCCCAGTACTTCATGTCCAAGAAGCACTGGCAGATCTACAAGCACGAGGGCGGCGGGCGCTTCGCCAGCGGGGCCTACAAGACCTGGCCCCTGGAGGAAGTGCCGGCGAAGGTGATATCGGTGGCGCTCAAGGCGGCCAACCTCATCGGCGACGGCCTCTACGGCGTGGACCTCAAGATGTACCGGGGCAACGCCTACGTCATCGAGGTGAACGACAATCCGAGCCTGGAATCGGGGGTGGAGGATGGCGTGCTGAAGGATGCCCTCTACCGGCGCATCATCGAGGAGTTCGTGCGCCGCATGGAGCTGCGGCGGAGCAACCGGCGCGGCTGA
- the urtE gene encoding urea ABC transporter ATP-binding subunit UrtE yields MLRLEGVNQFYGESHILWDLDLEVPEGECTCLMGRNGVGKTTLLKAVMGLLPVRSGSIRFDGRELAGRPAELRARLGIGYVPQGREIFPQLTVEENLRVGLGIRGPRARRIPGRVFELFPVLGEMLNRRGGDLSGGQQQQLAIGRALVLEPRLLILDEPNEGIQPNIVHQIGAVIRRLNREEGLTVLLVEQKLPFARRTAHRFNLVEKGRSVASGAIGQLDDTLVGRYLAV; encoded by the coding sequence ATGCTGCGGCTCGAGGGCGTCAACCAGTTCTACGGCGAGAGCCACATCCTCTGGGACTTGGACCTGGAGGTGCCGGAGGGCGAGTGCACCTGCCTGATGGGGCGCAACGGCGTGGGCAAGACCACCCTGCTGAAAGCCGTCATGGGGCTGCTGCCGGTGCGCAGCGGCTCCATCCGGTTCGACGGCCGGGAACTGGCGGGACGGCCGGCGGAGCTGCGCGCCCGCCTCGGCATCGGCTACGTGCCCCAGGGCCGCGAGATCTTCCCCCAGCTCACCGTGGAGGAGAACCTGCGGGTGGGTCTCGGCATCCGCGGTCCCCGCGCGCGCCGTATCCCCGGGCGGGTGTTCGAGCTGTTCCCGGTGCTCGGCGAGATGCTGAACCGGCGCGGCGGGGATCTCTCCGGCGGCCAGCAGCAGCAGCTCGCCATCGGTCGGGCGCTGGTGCTGGAGCCGCGCCTGCTCATCCTCGACGAGCCCAACGAGGGCATCCAGCCCAACATCGTGCACCAGATCGGCGCGGTCATCCGGCGCCTCAACCGCGAGGAGGGGCTCACCGTGCTGCTGGTGGAGCAGAAGCTCCCCTTCGCCCGCCGCACCGCCCATCGCTTCAACCTGGTGGAGAAGGGGCGCAGCGTGGCGTCCGGCGCCATCGGGCAGCTGGATGACACGCTGGTGGGACGCTATCTCGCCGTCTGA
- the urtD gene encoding urea ABC transporter ATP-binding protein UrtD produces MSGLRTTRELLRRDRVFDFMAPALSRDMVLDTTHGPILYLEDVSVSFDGFKALNALNLYIDTGELRCIIGPNGAGKTTMMDVITGRTRPDTGTVHFGQRIDLLRLDEPAIAEIGIGRKFQKPTVFEQHTVFENLELAMRGSKGVWHTLRARLTGAQRDRIDEVLASIGLTGEHGRPAGLLSHGQKQWLEIGMLLMQDPKLLLVDEPVAGMTAGETERTAELLTSLAGGHSVVVVEHDMAFVRSIARKVTVLHEGSVLAEGDMDTVQNDPRVVEVYLGGE; encoded by the coding sequence ATGAGCGGATTGCGCACCACGCGGGAGCTGCTGCGCCGCGACCGGGTGTTCGACTTCATGGCCCCGGCGCTGAGCCGGGACATGGTGCTGGACACCACCCACGGCCCCATCCTCTACCTGGAGGATGTGAGCGTGAGCTTCGACGGCTTCAAGGCGCTGAACGCCCTGAACCTCTACATCGACACCGGCGAGCTGCGCTGCATCATCGGCCCCAACGGCGCCGGCAAGACCACCATGATGGACGTCATCACCGGCCGGACCCGCCCCGACACGGGCACGGTCCACTTCGGCCAGCGCATCGATCTGCTGCGCCTGGACGAGCCGGCCATCGCCGAGATCGGCATCGGCCGCAAGTTCCAGAAGCCCACCGTGTTCGAGCAGCACACGGTGTTCGAAAACCTCGAACTGGCCATGCGCGGCAGCAAGGGCGTCTGGCATACGCTGAGGGCGCGCCTCACGGGCGCCCAGCGCGACCGGATCGACGAGGTGCTCGCCAGCATCGGCCTCACCGGCGAGCACGGCCGCCCCGCCGGGCTGCTCTCCCACGGCCAGAAGCAGTGGCTGGAGATCGGCATGCTGCTGATGCAGGACCCCAAGCTGCTGCTGGTGGACGAGCCGGTGGCGGGCATGACCGCCGGGGAGACAGAGCGCACCGCCGAGCTGCTCACCAGCCTCGCGGGCGGCCACTCGGTGGTGGTGGTGGAGCACGACATGGCCTTCGTGCGCTCCATCGCCCGCAAGGTGACGGTGCTGCACGAGGGCAGCGTGCTGGCGGAGGGGGACATGGACACGGTGCAGAACGATCCGCGGGTGGTGGAAGTCTACCTGGGGGGCGAGTGA
- the urtC gene encoding urea ABC transporter permease subunit UrtC, whose product MVRLFPSALRGDTGGQVLLAVLAVVAAAVAVLNLAVPASSALHVSTFTVTLLGKYFTFALLALALDLVWGFAGILSLGHGAFFALGGYAMGMYLMRQIGERGVYGNPELPDFMVFLNWQELPWYWFGFDQFWFALIMVGLVPGLLAFVFGWLAFRSRVSGVYLSIITQALTYALMLAFFRNEMGFGGNNGLTDFKDLLGFSLQADTTRVALFLASALALAGGYVLCRAIVGSRLGRVTVAVRDAEARARFLGYRVENYKLWLFTVSAVLAGIAGALYVPQVGIINPGEFSPLNSIELVIWVAVGGRGTLYGAVVGALLVNYAKTWLTGAIPEVWLFALGALFVLVTLFLPRGVAGLVRRVREARA is encoded by the coding sequence ATGGTGCGCCTCTTTCCCAGTGCCCTGCGGGGCGACACCGGCGGCCAGGTGCTGTTGGCGGTGCTGGCCGTGGTCGCCGCCGCCGTGGCGGTGCTCAACCTGGCGGTGCCGGCCTCCTCGGCGCTGCACGTATCGACCTTCACCGTCACCCTGCTGGGCAAGTACTTCACCTTCGCCCTGCTGGCCCTGGCGCTCGACCTGGTGTGGGGCTTCGCCGGCATCCTCAGCCTCGGCCACGGCGCCTTCTTCGCCCTCGGCGGCTACGCCATGGGCATGTACCTGATGCGCCAGATCGGCGAGCGGGGCGTCTACGGCAACCCGGAGCTGCCCGACTTCATGGTGTTCCTCAACTGGCAGGAGCTGCCCTGGTACTGGTTCGGCTTCGACCAGTTCTGGTTCGCCCTGATCATGGTGGGACTGGTGCCGGGGCTGCTGGCCTTCGTGTTCGGCTGGCTCGCCTTCCGCTCGAGGGTCTCCGGGGTCTACCTCTCCATCATCACCCAGGCGCTCACCTACGCCCTGATGCTCGCCTTCTTCCGCAACGAGATGGGCTTCGGCGGCAACAACGGGCTGACCGACTTCAAGGACCTGCTCGGCTTCAGCCTGCAGGCGGACACCACGCGGGTGGCCCTGTTCCTCGCCTCGGCCCTGGCGCTGGCGGGCGGGTACGTGCTCTGCCGCGCCATCGTCGGTTCGCGCCTGGGGCGGGTCACGGTGGCGGTGCGCGACGCCGAGGCCCGCGCCCGCTTCCTCGGCTACCGGGTGGAGAACTACAAGCTCTGGCTGTTCACCGTCTCGGCGGTGCTGGCGGGCATCGCCGGGGCGCTGTACGTGCCCCAGGTGGGCATCATCAACCCCGGCGAGTTCTCGCCGCTCAACTCCATCGAGCTGGTCATCTGGGTGGCGGTGGGCGGCCGCGGCACCCTCTACGGTGCGGTGGTGGGCGCGCTGCTGGTGAACTACGCCAAGACCTGGCTGACCGGCGCGATTCCGGAGGTGTGGCTGTTCGCCCTCGGCGCCCTGTTCGTGCTGGTGACCCTGTTCCTGCCCCGCGGCGTGGCGGGGCTGGTGCGCCGGGTCCGGGAGGCGCGGGCATGA
- the urtB gene encoding urea ABC transporter permease subunit UrtB, whose protein sequence is MGGNNATRLRPACILLLVLACLGSPAPGLAEATAAAVAEAGPPAPGLSAAAAADPGAMVAPGTPAEDGPVPERTFAMLVSELAGAGFREKAARVEEIAASGHPRARILLEAFLAGELYRRKSDDRLVIPAAAGGDGQPVTDAIDGSALGSVGKGDLRRVTINNSLRGQLRDAIARLSLHDPEKEVRLAAVRQMLDGLDESSLALLREAAALETAAEVRAAMEVALALGALNGGERETRLSALGVLEGNLEPAVRNHLAALTAVRDDGGFAEPDESVRTAARKVLAGIDARLELFSLAETAYFGISLGSVLLLSAIGLAITFGVMGVINMAHGEMMMLGAYTTYVVQLLMPEAIDWSLLVAVPAAFLVAGLAGVAIERGVIRFLYGRPLETLLATFGLSLVLQQLVRTVFSPLNRSVATPGWMSGSLEINSALSLTYNRMAIIVFSLMVFVALILVLKRTSLGLKVRAVTQNRAMAKAMGVRTDRVDALTFGLGSGIAGVAGVALSQLTNVGPNLGQAYIIDSFMVVVFGGVGNLLGTLVGSLTLGVANKFLEPVSGAVLAKILVLVFIILFIQKRPRGLFPQKGRAAEA, encoded by the coding sequence ATGGGTGGAAACAACGCAACGCGCTTACGGCCCGCCTGCATCCTGCTGCTGGTGCTGGCGTGCCTGGGGAGTCCCGCGCCGGGACTGGCGGAGGCCACCGCTGCCGCCGTGGCGGAAGCCGGGCCCCCGGCGCCGGGCCTGTCCGCGGCGGCGGCCGCCGATCCCGGCGCAATGGTTGCGCCGGGGACCCCGGCGGAGGATGGGCCGGTGCCGGAGCGCACCTTCGCCATGCTGGTCTCGGAGTTGGCCGGCGCCGGTTTCCGGGAGAAGGCGGCGCGGGTGGAGGAGATCGCCGCGAGCGGTCATCCCCGTGCCCGGATTCTGCTCGAGGCGTTCCTGGCGGGCGAGCTCTACCGGCGCAAGTCCGATGACCGGCTGGTGATCCCGGCTGCGGCCGGGGGCGACGGGCAGCCGGTGACCGATGCCATCGACGGCAGCGCACTCGGCAGCGTCGGCAAGGGCGATCTGCGCCGGGTCACCATCAACAACAGCCTGCGCGGCCAGCTGCGGGACGCCATCGCCCGCCTCAGTCTCCACGACCCGGAGAAAGAGGTGCGCCTGGCCGCCGTGCGGCAGATGCTCGACGGACTGGATGAGTCCTCCCTGGCCCTGTTGCGGGAGGCGGCGGCGCTGGAGACGGCCGCCGAGGTGCGCGCGGCCATGGAGGTGGCGCTGGCACTGGGCGCCCTGAATGGCGGCGAGCGGGAGACCCGCCTCAGCGCCCTCGGGGTGCTGGAAGGAAACCTGGAGCCGGCGGTGCGCAACCACCTGGCGGCGCTCACCGCGGTGCGGGACGACGGTGGCTTCGCCGAGCCCGACGAGAGCGTGCGCACGGCGGCGCGCAAGGTGCTCGCCGGCATCGACGCGCGGCTGGAGTTGTTCAGCCTGGCCGAGACCGCCTACTTCGGCATCAGCCTCGGCTCGGTGCTGCTGCTCTCGGCCATCGGCCTGGCCATCACCTTCGGCGTGATGGGGGTCATCAACATGGCCCACGGCGAGATGATGATGCTCGGCGCCTACACCACCTACGTGGTGCAGCTGCTGATGCCGGAGGCCATCGACTGGTCGCTGCTGGTGGCGGTGCCGGCGGCCTTCCTGGTGGCGGGGCTGGCGGGGGTGGCCATCGAGCGGGGCGTCATCCGCTTCCTCTACGGCCGGCCGCTGGAGACGCTGCTGGCCACCTTCGGCCTGAGCCTCGTCCTGCAACAGCTGGTGCGCACCGTCTTCTCGCCGCTGAACCGCTCGGTGGCCACGCCGGGCTGGATGAGCGGCTCGCTGGAGATCAACAGCGCCCTGTCGCTGACCTACAACCGCATGGCCATCATCGTCTTCAGCCTGATGGTGTTCGTGGCCCTCATCCTGGTGCTGAAGCGCACCAGTCTCGGGCTCAAGGTGCGGGCGGTGACCCAGAACCGGGCCATGGCGAAGGCCATGGGCGTGCGCACCGACCGGGTGGACGCGCTCACCTTCGGTCTCGGATCGGGCATCGCCGGGGTGGCCGGCGTGGCGCTGAGCCAGCTCACCAACGTGGGCCCCAATCTCGGCCAGGCCTACATCATCGACTCCTTCATGGTGGTGGTCTTCGGCGGGGTGGGCAACCTGCTCGGCACCCTGGTGGGCAGTCTCACCCTGGGGGTGGCCAACAAGTTCCTGGAGCCGGTGTCCGGGGCGGTGCTGGCCAAGATCCTGGTGCTGGTGTTCATCATCCTGTTCATCCAGAAGCGCCCCCGCGGACTCTTTCCGCAGAAGGGGCGGGCAGCGGAGGCCTGA
- the urtA gene encoding urea ABC transporter substrate-binding protein, with protein sequence MKRNNRTLLKRTALACSAAVLGLGLQMAQAADTIKVGILHSLSGTMAISETTLKDTMLMLIDEQNKKGGLLGKQLEPVVVDPASDWPLFAEKTRELIQQDKVAAIFGCWTSVSRKSVLPVVEELNGLLFYPVQYEGEESSRNVFYTGAAPNQQAIPAVDYLMNDVGVERWVLAGTDYVYPRTTNKILEAYLKAKGVADADIMINYTPFGHSDWQSIVSDIKKFGSAGKKTAVVSTINGDANVPFYKELGNQGISAEEIPVVAFSVGEEELSGIDTRPLVGHLAAWNYFMSVDTPENDAFIKQWHTFIKSDKRVTNDPMEAHYIGFNLWVKAVEKAGSTDTDKVAEAIIGLETPNLTGGKAVMLKNHHVTKPVLIGEIQDDGQFAVVWETDAEVPGDAWSDFLPGSKDIIADWTPPVSCGNYNTVTKECSGQNY encoded by the coding sequence ATGAAGAGAAACAACCGCACGCTGCTCAAGCGCACCGCACTGGCCTGTTCGGCCGCGGTCCTGGGCCTGGGCCTGCAGATGGCCCAGGCCGCCGACACCATCAAGGTGGGCATTCTCCACTCGCTCTCCGGCACCATGGCCATCAGCGAGACCACCCTGAAGGACACCATGCTGATGCTCATCGATGAGCAGAACAAGAAGGGCGGACTGCTGGGCAAGCAGCTCGAGCCGGTGGTGGTGGACCCCGCCTCCGACTGGCCGCTGTTCGCCGAGAAGACCCGCGAGCTGATCCAGCAGGACAAGGTGGCCGCCATCTTCGGCTGCTGGACCTCGGTATCGCGCAAGTCCGTGCTGCCGGTGGTGGAGGAGCTCAACGGACTGCTCTTCTACCCGGTGCAGTACGAGGGCGAGGAGTCCTCCAGGAACGTCTTCTACACCGGCGCGGCGCCGAACCAGCAGGCCATTCCCGCGGTGGACTACCTGATGAACGACGTGGGTGTGGAGCGCTGGGTGCTGGCCGGCACCGACTACGTCTACCCGCGCACCACCAACAAGATTCTCGAGGCCTACCTGAAGGCGAAGGGTGTTGCCGATGCGGACATCATGATCAACTACACCCCCTTCGGCCACTCCGACTGGCAGAGCATCGTCTCCGACATCAAGAAGTTCGGCTCCGCCGGCAAGAAGACCGCCGTGGTCTCCACCATCAACGGCGACGCCAACGTCCCCTTCTACAAGGAGCTCGGCAACCAGGGCATCTCCGCCGAGGAGATCCCGGTGGTGGCCTTCTCCGTGGGCGAGGAGGAGCTCTCGGGCATCGACACCCGGCCGCTGGTGGGCCACCTCGCCGCCTGGAACTACTTCATGAGCGTCGATACGCCTGAGAACGACGCCTTCATCAAGCAGTGGCACACCTTCATCAAGAGCGACAAGCGCGTCACCAACGACCCCATGGAGGCCCACTACATCGGCTTCAACCTGTGGGTGAAGGCGGTGGAGAAGGCCGGCAGCACCGATACCGACAAGGTGGCCGAGGCCATCATCGGCCTGGAGACGCCCAACCTCACCGGCGGCAAGGCGGTGATGCTGAAGAACCACCACGTCACCAAGCCGGTGCTCATCGGCGAGATCCAGGATGACGGCCAGTTCGCGGTGGTCTGGGAGACCGACGCCGAGGTTCCCGGCGACGCCTGGTCCGACTTCCTGCCCGGCAGCAAGGACATCATCGCCGACTGGACGCCGCCCGTCTCCTGCGGCAACTACAACACCGTCACCAAGGAGTGCTCGGGCCAGAACTACTGA
- the ureG gene encoding urease accessory protein UreG, translated as MENRQTLRVGVGGPVGSGKTALLAALCRVLRERFEIAVVTNDIYTREDAEFLIRHEALESERIIGVETGGCPHTAIREDASMNLAAVAELGRRFPQLDLVLVESGGDNLSATFSPELSDLTIYVIDVSAGDKIPRKGGPGITRSDLLVINKIDLAPYVGASLEVMDRDARRMRGERPFVFTNLKTGTGLEAVVEFIVRQGLLEQAA; from the coding sequence GTGGAAAACAGGCAGACATTGCGGGTTGGCGTGGGCGGCCCGGTGGGTTCCGGCAAGACGGCGCTGCTGGCGGCCCTGTGCCGGGTCCTGCGCGAGCGGTTCGAGATCGCGGTGGTGACCAACGACATCTATACGCGCGAGGACGCGGAGTTCCTCATTCGTCACGAGGCCCTGGAGTCCGAGCGCATCATCGGCGTGGAGACCGGCGGCTGTCCCCACACCGCCATCCGCGAGGACGCCTCCATGAACCTGGCCGCGGTGGCCGAACTGGGGCGGCGCTTCCCGCAGCTCGACCTGGTGCTGGTGGAGAGCGGCGGCGACAACCTGAGCGCCACCTTCAGCCCCGAGCTCTCGGACCTGACGATCTATGTGATCGACGTCTCCGCCGGCGACAAGATTCCGCGCAAGGGCGGGCCCGGCATCACCCGCTCGGACCTGCTGGTGATCAACAAGATCGATCTCGCCCCCTACGTCGGCGCCTCCCTGGAGGTGATGGACCGGGACGCGCGGCGCATGCGCGGCGAGCGACCCTTCGTCTTCACCAACCTCAAGACCGGCACGGGGCTGGAGGCGGTGGTGGAGTTCATCGTCCGCCAGGGTCTGCTGGAACAGGCGGCCTGA